The Antricoccus suffuscus region CTAGAAGAGTTCAAGGCGCGGGCCTCGAAGATGCTCAACGACTATCAACAGTTGGCCAACGTCGTACTACTCATGAGCTTGCCCATCGCAGGGTGCAGTCTCGCGGTGAGCGTCGCCGGCGGACTCGCTGATCGCAAGCGTCCGTTCAGTCTCTTGCGCCTCACGGGCACCCCGCTCGCGCTACTTCGTCGCATCGTGGCTCTCGAGGCCGTCGTACCGCTGTTGCTCTCGGCGCTAATCGCAGCGAGCGCTGGATTCCTGACCGCCTTCCTGTTCCTCCGCGCGCAGATGGGCCAAACCCTGCAGCCGCCTGGTACGTCGTACTACCTACTCGTCGGCGTCGGGGTCGTCATCTCACTCGCCGTGATCGCCTCGACGTTGCCGCTGCTCAAGCGGATGACCGGACCCGAGACAGCACGCAACGACTAGCCGTCGAACCGACTACTTCGTCGGGAGGTCGCCGACGGCGAGTGCCTCGACAGGATCGAGGAAGGTTGCCTCAATCGAGGCCGTCAACGAGCCGTCGACCTCGGAAGCCGACCTCGCAGCCACCCAGTCCGGATCGACTTTGAAGTCGGACCAATTCTTGGCCGGATCGCCTTCGTGCCAAAGAAGATAGACCAGCACCGACGGGTCGTCCTCGCGCAACCAGTAGCCAACGCTATGCATTCCGTGCCGCGCAAAGATAGCCAGCGTGTGGTCGGTGAACCGCGCCAGCAGGGCGGGCATCTTGCCGTCGGATGCACGGTAGGTCCGGAGCTCAAACTTCACGGGTGCCTCAATTCGTCATAGTGCGCATCAGCTCCACGATCGCCGGTGCGCCGATAGGTTTGGTCTGAAGCCTATCCTTACGGCACGCCGGCATTACTAAAGCGAGCCTGACAAGGACACCGACTCATGGCCAAACTGATCTTCAGCGCGATCACGTCGCTCGACGGATTCATCGAAGACTCAACCGGTAACTTCGACTGGAGTATGCCCGACGAAGAGGTACACACCTACGTCAACGACCTCGAACGCTCCGTCGGCACCTACCTCTATGGGCGGCGCATGTATGAGGTCATGGTCGCGTGGGAGACGTTCGAGGACGCCGACCTCGCACCGTTCGCGGTGGACTACGCGCGGATCTGGCGCGCCGCCGACAAGATCGTCTACTCGTCGACGCTGCAGGCGGCATCCAGTGCGAATACCAGGATCACGCGGACGTTCGACCTGTCCGCGGTTCAGAAGTTGAAAGACACGGCACAACGAGACATCAGCGTCGGAGGACCCAATTTAGCGAGTCAAGCCCTCAAGGCAGGGCTCGTCGACGAATGCCACCTGCTGCTGTCCCCTATCTCTGTTGGGGCAGGCAAACCAGCGCTGCCAAACGATTTCCGAGCCGAGTTCGAGTTGCTTGACGTACGCCGGTTTGGTAACGGCGTGGTCCACCTGCACTACCGGACGAGGACGTAGACGGGGTCTTAGACTCCGTCACATGGATCTCGCTCGCCGAGTACGACGGGATCATCGCCAGAGGCGGTAGTCCCGTCGGCGAACCGCGCGTGCTCGGCGACACGGTGCGTTTTGCGTTTGTCTGCGATCCGGATGGCAACCACATCGAGATTAGCCAGCGCGCGTCATTGACGGGAAGTCTCTGACGCTGGGACAAGAAACCACAGAAGCACCATCCAGACACAAAAGTTGGGACCCAGCCAGGCTCGGCCGGGTCCCAACTTTTGGTGCGAGGTGTTTAGCTGTCGGCGTAGCCGTTCTGGTCGTAGTCGGTAACCACGGTGTCGGTGTACTGGTCGCCGTCGGTGTCGATCTCGTAGACGTCATCGATGCCGTCGCCGTTGGTGTCATAGCCGATCTGGTCGGCAACCCCGTCGCCATCGCTGTCGTAGTAGGTCCCGCCGTCGGAGCCGGTCGCAGGGGCGGCGCTGGCGGACGGAGCGGTCGAGGCGGAGTTGCCGCCTTCGTACTGGTTGGCGTACGGCGTGGCCGAACCAGAGTCGGCGATGCCGTCCTGGTTGTAGTCGGTCACCGTCGTATCGGTGTACTGGTCACCATCGGTGTCGATGTTGTAGACGTCGTCAATGCCGTCGCCGTTGGTGTCATAGCCGACCTGGTCGGCAACCCCGTCGCCGTCGCTGTCGTAGTTGGTGCCGCCAGCGGGCGTGACATCGCCTTCGGCGTAGTAGGTGCTGTCACCGGGAGCAGCAGGATCGGCGTACGACGCTTGCGTCCCGTCGGCGATGCCGTCCTGGTTGTAGTCGGTGACGACCGTATCGGCGTACTGGTCGCCGTTGGTGTCGATTTCGTAGTAGTCATCGACCCCGTCGCCGTTGGTGTCATAACCAACCGAGTCTGCAACGCCATTTCCGTCGATGTCGAAGTAGTCCATGATGTTCCCCTCGCAGGTGTGGATGTCCGAGTTTGTGGTTTAAGTCGTAAATTCAGGCCGTGCAACATAACGGACGCACAGGGTTCTCGACCAGGTTCCCTAAATCCCGAAGAAGTCTCAAGACTTTTCCGAGAATGACTCAGAATCAGCGGCGACGGCCGCCACTCCCACGCGTAGATACCGGGGGCACCATGAGGCTGGTCCCGACGCCGCGAGGTTACGACCAGGACAACTCGTCCGGCCCGGGCCTGCTGGAAAGTACGCCGAGCTCCTGAGTGCATCGCGTCATCGCGACGTACAGCGCGTTCCAACCCCGTCGCTGCGCGATGACAGCGTGCGGCTCGACGATCAGGACGGCATCGAACTCCAGCCCCTTTGATTCGGCCGGGGTCAAGATCGCGACTTCAGCATCCACGTCTTCGGGGAAATCGCGCAGTTGCGAACAGGTCGAGTCTGCACCTATCACGGCGATCTGCCCGCCGCGGTAACGGTCGGCCATCTCCCGGACCGCGCCAATGGTGTCCGCTCTTAGGCTTACCTCGCTGACGAAGCGTCGCCACGGCTGCACCCCGTTGGAGCGCACGGCGCGAGGTGGCGCGACCGTGCTGCCCGCTGCGGCGAGTACCGGACCAGTCCGTTCCATGATCTCGTGCGGCGTGCGGTAGCAGATCGTAAGTTCGCCACGTCTGAAACGGCGCCCGAACGACGGTTCGAGGGCCGTGTCCCAACTTGCCGAGCCGCCCGGCGACTCGGTCTGGTTGACGTCACCGACGACGGTGAAGGAGCGGGTCGGGCATCGGCGTACCAGCATCCGCCATTGCATCGCGGACAGTTCCTGAGCCTCGTCGACGACAACGTGCCCATACGTCCAAGTGCGGTCGGCCATCGCTCGATCCGAGAGCGTCTCCGAGTCACCGACGGTGTCAACTGCGGACGGCGTACCGACCAAGTCGGCTACCTCGTCCAACAGCG contains the following coding sequences:
- a CDS encoding NIPSNAP family protein, with translation MKFELRTYRASDGKMPALLARFTDHTLAIFARHGMHSVGYWLREDDPSVLVYLLWHEGDPAKNWSDFKVDPDWVAARSASEVDGSLTASIEATFLDPVEALAVGDLPTK
- a CDS encoding dihydrofolate reductase family protein, whose translation is MAKLIFSAITSLDGFIEDSTGNFDWSMPDEEVHTYVNDLERSVGTYLYGRRMYEVMVAWETFEDADLAPFAVDYARIWRAADKIVYSSTLQAASSANTRITRTFDLSAVQKLKDTAQRDISVGGPNLASQALKAGLVDECHLLLSPISVGAGKPALPNDFRAEFELLDVRRFGNGVVHLHYRTRT